From the genome of Gemmatimonas phototrophica, one region includes:
- a CDS encoding aldolase/citrate lyase family protein, whose amino-acid sequence MKYATAALALGVFPSAPAYAQQRLNPVIDLVAAGKPVFGLYAPANRRARPGQPAIPADSLKSMAQLAGEALAYKKLDYVFEGTMEYNFDQSFPPFAEFAKAMDAGGALTKGKGGRFTHPLFVKTGEIAPDPDLATARIGKQLNEGVSGIVFVDVLNAAELKQGIAALRFKSKGGTRSDDVGSAPARWGMSEKEYKERADLWPLNPKGELLTFTIVESKEGLSHIREIAAVPGVGVLFPGAGTLRGVFSTTDASGQRKFDEAAWEAAIQSVLAACKEFKVPCGYPAGAPDIEKRMKEGFSVFVIGWGEQGFKAVDLGRAASGR is encoded by the coding sequence ATGAAGTATGCCACGGCTGCCCTGGCCCTTGGCGTGTTCCCCTCGGCGCCGGCATACGCGCAGCAACGGCTCAACCCTGTCATTGATCTGGTCGCCGCCGGGAAGCCGGTTTTTGGTCTGTACGCCCCCGCCAACCGGCGCGCGCGGCCCGGCCAACCGGCCATCCCGGCGGACTCTCTCAAGAGCATGGCGCAGCTGGCTGGCGAGGCGCTCGCCTACAAGAAGCTCGATTACGTCTTCGAAGGCACGATGGAGTACAACTTCGACCAGTCGTTCCCGCCGTTCGCGGAGTTCGCCAAGGCGATGGACGCCGGCGGCGCGCTGACGAAGGGCAAAGGCGGTCGCTTTACCCATCCGTTGTTCGTGAAGACCGGGGAAATCGCCCCCGACCCTGACCTGGCCACTGCCCGCATTGGCAAGCAGCTCAACGAAGGCGTGAGCGGGATTGTGTTTGTGGACGTGCTCAACGCCGCGGAGCTCAAGCAAGGCATCGCGGCATTGCGCTTCAAGTCCAAGGGCGGTACCCGCTCCGACGACGTGGGCAGCGCGCCGGCACGATGGGGGATGAGCGAAAAGGAGTACAAGGAGCGCGCCGACCTGTGGCCGCTGAACCCCAAGGGCGAACTGCTCACCTTCACCATTGTGGAGAGCAAGGAAGGGTTGTCGCACATCCGGGAAATTGCCGCGGTGCCGGGCGTTGGTGTGCTCTTCCCCGGTGCAGGTACGCTTCGCGGTGTGTTTTCCACGACAGACGCGAGTGGTCAGCGCAAGTTTGACGAAGCGGCTTGGGAAGCGGCCATTCAGTCGGTGTTGGCGGCCTGCAAGGAATTCAAGGTGCCCTGTGGCTATCCGGCGGGTGCACCGGACATTGAGAAGCGCATGAAGGAAGGGTTCAGCGTGTTCGTGATTGGCTGGGGTGAGCAGGGCTTCAAGGCCGTAGACCTCGGTCGCGCGGCGAGCGGGCGCTAA
- a CDS encoding SusC/RagA family TonB-linked outer membrane protein produces MHLFVPAASARGERGCSPPHATSFRAPLMRRLASSLLAVVAAVGLASPSVLSAQGAGGTVTGRVTDAATGQPIQQARVLVQGTQNGSLTAENGRYTLRVPTSGAIVLEISRIGYEAKRVNVTVGGAAPVTQDVALTQAAFSLSAVVTTVTGQQRKVELANATATVNVAEKIAELPVSNLSQVLQGRAAGVNVVSTGEPGVGSRIRIRGQSSISLSNEPVVIIDGVRVAANSGSAALGVGGQSPSRLDDINPEEIESIEVVKGPSAATLYGTEAAAGVINITTKRGKSGRTAWNVYSENGLTQDPRRGDYPLLYYAWGRRLSNNTNMRCDLTLVANGTCVQDSVISGNILNDPDLSPIKTGNRGQYGMQVSGGSDRVQYFVSGEIERENGIYEMPTGEQDRLKTERGVSSLPTSQVRPQGLDRNNLRMNLNAQIAPRATIQLSSGYVNSNVRRVQNNDNANGLMVQAMGGAWDPTKKDSRGVPLPGMFSFPFGDVFSRTTTQELNRFINSATARWDAAEWLNLRATVGYDYSLRDDIGINRFDQGIFQFPGRNGQVSSFRTSIAQGTVDLGGTATKQIFDWLGTKTSVGMQFIRNDFEQTGGTGENLPPGATTTTAAAIRNSSQSFDFSRTLGYYIEEQLSVRDRFFLTLAMRRDAASAFGSESRGVYYPKVGASWLVSDESFFPKFNWLQSLRLRSTYGASGQLPGPTDALRFFTPFPATLTGGVDAPSVTLSALGNSNLKPEFGAEVESGFDATMFSGRTNVVVTYYSKQTRDALVQRNIAPSVAGIQARFENIGDVKNSGFELEFTQKLIDRKNVYAELFINGSTNRNELLTLGEGVAPILTGAGSRITMRQQPGYPLYGMWGRTYTYNDANGDGILGTNEITFSDSATFQGPSFPTREFVISPTLELFERKLRVSAQIDRKWGMLKFNNTLRHQCQGGNSCRGRMDPTAPLELQAANIAATPNGIFTGMFEDGSFTRLREIAVSYQLPQGWAKSMRAQRMNLIMTGRNLAVWTPFTGLDPETTQSNSDTRGNEEFFSTPPMRQWTVRLNLNY; encoded by the coding sequence ATGCATTTGTTCGTACCCGCTGCGTCCGCCCGCGGCGAGCGAGGCTGCTCGCCACCACACGCCACCTCGTTTCGCGCGCCACTGATGCGCCGTCTGGCATCATCTCTTCTTGCGGTCGTGGCGGCCGTGGGACTTGCGAGCCCCTCCGTGCTTTCCGCGCAAGGCGCCGGTGGCACAGTCACTGGCCGTGTCACGGATGCGGCCACGGGGCAGCCCATCCAGCAGGCCCGCGTGCTCGTGCAGGGCACGCAGAATGGTTCGCTGACGGCAGAAAATGGTCGGTATACCCTGCGGGTACCCACCTCTGGTGCCATCGTTCTTGAAATCAGCCGCATTGGTTACGAAGCCAAGCGTGTCAACGTGACCGTTGGCGGGGCTGCCCCCGTCACGCAGGACGTTGCTCTGACGCAGGCGGCCTTTTCTCTGTCGGCCGTCGTCACCACGGTAACCGGCCAGCAGCGGAAGGTCGAACTGGCGAATGCCACCGCCACGGTAAACGTGGCCGAAAAGATCGCGGAACTCCCCGTCTCCAATTTGAGCCAGGTCCTCCAGGGACGTGCCGCCGGCGTAAACGTGGTCTCCACCGGTGAGCCCGGTGTCGGTTCACGTATTCGTATCCGTGGTCAGTCCTCGATTTCTCTCTCAAACGAACCTGTCGTGATCATCGACGGCGTTCGTGTGGCGGCCAACAGTGGAAGCGCGGCGCTTGGTGTGGGCGGGCAGTCGCCGTCCCGGCTGGACGACATCAATCCGGAAGAGATCGAGAGCATCGAAGTGGTGAAGGGACCGTCGGCGGCCACGTTGTATGGCACGGAGGCGGCGGCGGGCGTGATCAACATCACGACCAAGCGCGGCAAGTCCGGACGTACCGCGTGGAACGTCTACTCGGAAAACGGTCTGACGCAGGATCCCCGGCGTGGTGACTATCCCCTGCTGTATTATGCGTGGGGCCGTCGCCTGTCCAACAACACCAACATGCGCTGTGATCTGACGCTGGTCGCCAACGGCACCTGCGTCCAGGACAGCGTGATCAGCGGCAACATTCTGAATGATCCGGATCTCAGCCCGATCAAGACCGGTAACCGCGGCCAGTACGGCATGCAGGTGTCGGGCGGTTCCGATCGTGTGCAGTACTTTGTGTCGGGCGAAATCGAACGTGAAAACGGCATCTATGAAATGCCGACGGGCGAACAGGATCGCCTGAAGACCGAGCGCGGGGTATCCTCTCTGCCAACGTCTCAGGTGCGCCCGCAGGGGTTGGACCGCAACAATTTGCGTATGAATCTCAACGCACAGATTGCGCCGCGAGCCACCATTCAGCTGTCCAGTGGCTATGTGAACAGCAACGTGCGTCGCGTACAGAACAACGACAACGCGAACGGCCTCATGGTGCAGGCCATGGGTGGCGCATGGGATCCGACCAAGAAGGACTCGAGAGGCGTGCCGCTCCCCGGCATGTTCAGCTTCCCGTTTGGTGACGTTTTCTCGCGGACCACTACGCAGGAACTCAATCGCTTCATCAACTCGGCGACGGCGCGGTGGGACGCTGCCGAATGGTTGAATCTGCGCGCGACGGTCGGCTACGACTACTCGCTGCGAGACGATATCGGGATCAATCGGTTCGACCAGGGTATTTTCCAGTTCCCAGGACGCAATGGTCAAGTGTCATCGTTCCGCACAAGCATCGCGCAGGGAACGGTTGACCTTGGCGGTACGGCGACCAAGCAGATCTTCGATTGGCTGGGGACGAAGACCTCGGTTGGCATGCAGTTCATTCGCAACGATTTTGAACAGACGGGCGGTACCGGCGAAAATCTCCCGCCGGGCGCTACGACTACCACCGCGGCCGCCATTCGGAACTCGTCGCAGTCGTTCGACTTCTCGCGCACGCTTGGCTATTACATCGAAGAACAACTGTCCGTCCGGGACCGCTTCTTCCTTACGTTGGCGATGCGTCGCGACGCGGCCAGCGCTTTCGGCTCCGAGTCGCGAGGCGTGTACTACCCCAAGGTTGGCGCGTCGTGGCTGGTATCGGACGAAAGCTTCTTCCCGAAGTTCAATTGGCTGCAGTCGCTGCGCTTGCGTTCGACGTATGGCGCCTCGGGGCAGCTGCCGGGCCCCACGGACGCCTTGCGCTTCTTCACCCCGTTCCCGGCCACACTGACGGGAGGTGTTGATGCTCCCTCTGTGACGCTTTCCGCCTTGGGCAACAGCAATCTCAAGCCGGAATTCGGGGCTGAAGTTGAATCCGGATTCGACGCCACGATGTTCAGTGGGCGGACGAATGTGGTGGTGACGTACTACAGCAAGCAAACCCGCGATGCCCTTGTGCAACGCAACATTGCTCCCTCTGTGGCCGGCATTCAGGCTCGCTTCGAGAACATCGGTGACGTGAAGAACTCCGGTTTCGAACTCGAGTTCACGCAGAAGCTCATCGATCGCAAGAACGTGTATGCCGAACTGTTCATCAACGGATCGACGAACCGGAACGAGCTCCTGACGCTCGGCGAAGGGGTCGCACCGATTCTGACCGGTGCCGGATCGCGCATCACGATGCGTCAGCAGCCGGGATATCCGTTGTACGGCATGTGGGGGAGGACGTACACCTACAACGACGCCAACGGCGATGGCATCCTCGGGACGAACGAAATCACGTTCAGCGACAGTGCCACGTTCCAGGGGCCGTCCTTCCCGACGCGTGAGTTTGTGATTTCGCCCACGTTGGAACTGTTCGAGCGGAAGCTGCGCGTGTCGGCGCAGATCGACCGCAAGTGGGGGATGCTCAAGTTCAACAACACGCTGCGTCACCAGTGCCAGGGGGGTAACTCCTGCCGTGGTCGTATGGATCCGACGGCACCACTGGAACTTCAGGCCGCGAATATCGCCGCAACGCCGAACGGTATCTTTACCGGGATGTTCGAAGATGGCTCGTTCACTCGCCTGCGTGAAATCGCGGTGTCGTACCAGTTGCCGCAGGGATGGGCGAAGAGCATGCGCGCTCAGCGCATGAACCTGATCATGACCGGTCGAAATCTGGCTGTGTGGACGCCCTTCACCGGGCTCGATCCGGAGACGACGCAGAGCAACTCGGACACGCGCGGTAACGAAGAGTTCTTCTCGACGCCGCCAATGCGCCAGTGGACCGTTCGTCTGAACCTCAACTACTGA
- a CDS encoding c-type cytochrome — protein MRRPSPIPAVFLLGVIATSVFSAGRMTAQQPLAPGAAVRDGQDTVPVYSDSQATAGATVWTNTCSECHETKDVTGADFRTKWAGQPVFALFEQIRTTMPDGNPGSLPREDYAAAMAYIFKLNGLTPGAAPFTADSVALATVKLILPPAPPTP, from the coding sequence ATGCGACGTCCATCTCCCATTCCTGCGGTCTTTCTGCTCGGCGTCATCGCCACGAGCGTCTTTTCTGCCGGCCGTATGACGGCCCAGCAGCCACTCGCTCCCGGCGCTGCCGTCAGAGACGGACAGGATACGGTGCCGGTTTACAGCGACTCCCAGGCAACGGCCGGGGCGACGGTGTGGACCAATACCTGTTCTGAGTGTCACGAAACCAAGGACGTCACCGGCGCGGATTTCCGCACGAAGTGGGCGGGCCAGCCGGTGTTTGCGCTGTTTGAGCAGATTCGCACCACCATGCCGGACGGCAATCCTGGATCACTGCCCCGGGAGGATTACGCTGCCGCGATGGCCTACATCTTCAAACTGAACGGCCTGACGCCGGGTGCCGCGCCGTTCACGGCCGATTCGGTGGCACTCGCCACTGTGAAGCTGATTCTTCCGCCCGCACCGCCGACGCCCTGA
- a CDS encoding NAD(P)/FAD-dependent oxidoreductase has translation MDASHTPDVPERPASPGDSSDIESPVLRRDFLRIAGATAGALLATGCAPPVAFSAAPARGVEKGRGTAASSTHVVVIGAGAWGGWTAYHLRSRGIKVTLIDQYGPGNSRSTSGDETRGIRSSYGDRASGVLWTPWARTAIDRWKLFEEEWARPFRTSFFHETGDVIMRVTREPFITKTVELWTANNVRHEVLSGEEARKRWPVIKADDITVAITEPDAGVVRCRAATQAVAAIAQKMGAELVIGRVRPGPIVNGTMDGVVLDNGTVIRGDAYVFACGPWLRKLFPYMENRARIPIGHALYFGVPQGDSRFQFPNLPSFNFPGVTGWPMLPVDSRGFRVRGAIAAAPPATGTRAPAPSSSPVAPDPTLQDPDLSSRWTNQDRVDGARRFLAARFPILANAPLLETRACHYESSVNQNFIVDHIPGASNAWIAGLGQAEGFKFGPVIGDYIAQRVAGIEGDPVLKKAFALPTEQYERPPG, from the coding sequence ATGGACGCTTCTCATACCCCAGATGTTCCCGAACGCCCCGCCTCACCCGGCGACAGTTCTGATATAGAAAGCCCTGTTCTCCGCCGTGATTTCCTGCGCATCGCAGGGGCCACCGCCGGCGCCTTGCTTGCGACCGGCTGTGCACCGCCGGTCGCCTTTTCCGCAGCCCCGGCGCGTGGCGTGGAAAAAGGGCGCGGGACCGCCGCGAGCAGCACCCATGTCGTGGTGATCGGCGCCGGAGCCTGGGGTGGGTGGACAGCGTACCATCTGCGCAGTCGTGGCATCAAGGTCACACTCATTGACCAATACGGCCCTGGCAACTCCCGCTCCACCAGTGGCGACGAGACGCGTGGCATTCGCTCGTCGTACGGAGACCGGGCCTCAGGCGTTCTCTGGACCCCATGGGCGCGCACCGCTATTGACCGCTGGAAGCTGTTCGAGGAGGAATGGGCACGCCCCTTCCGCACCTCGTTCTTCCACGAAACGGGTGATGTGATCATGCGCGTCACCCGGGAGCCATTCATTACCAAAACCGTGGAGCTCTGGACGGCAAACAACGTCCGCCACGAGGTCCTCTCCGGTGAGGAAGCCCGCAAGCGCTGGCCAGTCATCAAGGCCGACGACATCACCGTCGCCATCACCGAGCCCGACGCCGGCGTGGTGCGCTGCCGCGCCGCCACTCAGGCAGTGGCCGCCATTGCCCAGAAAATGGGAGCGGAACTGGTCATTGGCCGTGTCCGTCCCGGCCCCATCGTAAACGGGACCATGGACGGGGTGGTGCTCGACAACGGCACCGTGATTCGCGGCGATGCCTACGTCTTTGCCTGTGGTCCGTGGCTGCGCAAGCTCTTTCCTTACATGGAGAACCGGGCACGTATCCCCATTGGTCACGCGCTCTATTTCGGAGTGCCGCAGGGGGACTCCCGCTTCCAGTTTCCCAATCTCCCCAGCTTCAACTTTCCCGGGGTCACCGGGTGGCCCATGCTGCCGGTGGACAGCCGCGGGTTCCGCGTGCGCGGGGCCATTGCCGCCGCACCGCCCGCAACTGGTACCAGGGCACCAGCCCCCTCATCGTCGCCCGTTGCCCCCGACCCCACCCTGCAGGATCCTGATCTCAGCTCCCGCTGGACCAATCAGGACCGCGTGGACGGAGCCCGCCGCTTTCTCGCCGCCCGCTTCCCCATTCTCGCCAACGCCCCACTCCTGGAAACGCGCGCCTGCCACTACGAGTCGAGCGTCAACCAGAATTTCATCGTCGATCATATTCCCGGCGCCTCCAACGCGTGGATCGCCGGCCTTGGTCAGGCCGAAGGCTTCAAGTTCGGCCCCGTTATTGGCGACTATATCGCCCAGCGCGTGGCTGGCATTGAGGGAGACCCAGTGCTCAAGAAAGCCTTCGCGCTTCCCACCGAGCAATACGAGCGCCCCCCCGGCTGA
- a CDS encoding DUF2834 domain-containing protein, protein MRRPLLIAFAILFLAYEQWSFYMWLQQHGTVSAGLSHAWMTLRLDPMVFMAWNDMGIFTALVLIWLWRDLRQTGRSFLWWPATLLLGCPPLLIYLSADRTQASTHP, encoded by the coding sequence ATGCGACGCCCTCTCCTTATCGCCTTCGCCATCCTGTTCCTGGCCTACGAACAGTGGTCGTTCTATATGTGGCTGCAGCAGCACGGGACCGTGTCGGCCGGGCTCTCGCACGCCTGGATGACGCTCCGCCTGGACCCCATGGTCTTCATGGCCTGGAACGACATGGGCATCTTCACCGCCCTCGTGCTCATCTGGCTGTGGCGTGATCTCCGCCAGACCGGTCGCTCCTTTCTCTGGTGGCCCGCCACGCTGCTGCTTGGCTGCCCTCCCCTGCTCATCTACCTGAGCGCCGACCGTACTCAGGCCTCAACGCACCCGTAG
- a CDS encoding MBL fold metallo-hydrolase: MHANREHPAFTWIGHSSALLQVGGANVLFDPVFSRTASPFRYIGPRRHQPPGLGIEELPTIDAVLLTHNHYDHLDRPSMRAVARQAGGAPRYIVPRGTELWFARNLPRVRGVLPHIEALDWHGHTVLSDFGVAVHFEPVQHWSNRTGFDRNRSLWGSYAIVHPRFRFWFSGDLGYSSAPRTIGERHGPFDAAAIAIGAYEPRWFMAPQHVNPDEAVQVMLDVGAAQAIGVHWGTFALTDEPLDQPPKDLAAALDQRRIAPERFRVLRHGETVRF, from the coding sequence GTGCACGCGAACCGAGAACACCCGGCCTTTACGTGGATAGGGCACTCGTCGGCGCTGTTGCAGGTGGGGGGCGCCAATGTGCTCTTTGATCCGGTGTTCAGTCGAACGGCATCTCCGTTCCGCTATATCGGCCCGCGGCGACATCAGCCGCCGGGGTTGGGGATTGAGGAGTTACCGACCATCGACGCGGTGCTCCTCACGCACAACCACTACGATCATCTGGACCGCCCGTCCATGCGTGCGGTGGCGCGGCAGGCGGGCGGCGCGCCGCGGTACATCGTGCCGCGTGGAACCGAACTCTGGTTCGCGCGCAACTTGCCGCGGGTGCGTGGTGTGCTGCCGCACATTGAGGCGCTCGACTGGCACGGGCACACGGTGCTGTCCGACTTCGGTGTTGCGGTGCACTTCGAGCCGGTCCAGCATTGGTCCAATCGCACCGGCTTCGATCGTAATCGGTCCCTTTGGGGCAGTTACGCCATTGTGCACCCCCGGTTCCGCTTCTGGTTCTCCGGCGATCTGGGGTACTCCTCGGCGCCGCGCACTATTGGGGAGCGGCACGGGCCCTTTGATGCGGCGGCCATTGCGATTGGCGCTTATGAACCCCGGTGGTTCATGGCGCCGCAGCATGTGAACCCCGACGAAGCCGTTCAGGTGATGCTGGATGTTGGCGCGGCGCAGGCGATTGGTGTGCACTGGGGCACGTTTGCGCTCACGGACGAACCGCTGGATCAGCCGCCGAAAGATCTGGCGGCGGCACTCGACCAGCGGCGGATTGCGCCGGAACGGTTTCGCGTGCTTCGGCACGGGGAGACGGTGCGGTTCTGA
- a CDS encoding PepSY domain-containing protein: MPNPRIWNRKLHRWGAIATALPFLVVLGSGLLLQLKKQLTWVQPAEMRTEHTVPTVSMQQVFDAARSVPETGIRTWDDIDRLDVRPGKGIVKVAAVNHWEVQVDLATGAVVHSAYRRSDLIEQIHDGSWFHDAAKLWIFLPSAVIVLGLWITGIYLFLLPFRARAQKKQRDASA; the protein is encoded by the coding sequence ATGCCGAACCCGCGTATCTGGAACCGCAAACTGCATCGGTGGGGCGCCATTGCCACGGCGCTCCCATTTCTGGTTGTGCTGGGCAGCGGACTGCTTTTGCAGCTCAAGAAGCAGCTCACCTGGGTGCAGCCGGCGGAAATGCGAACCGAGCACACGGTGCCTACCGTGAGCATGCAGCAGGTCTTCGACGCCGCGCGTTCGGTGCCGGAAACCGGGATCAGGACGTGGGACGATATCGACCGTCTTGATGTGCGGCCGGGGAAGGGCATCGTGAAGGTGGCTGCCGTGAATCACTGGGAAGTGCAGGTGGACTTGGCCACCGGCGCCGTGGTGCACTCGGCGTATCGCCGCTCCGATCTGATCGAGCAGATCCACGACGGTTCGTGGTTCCACGATGCTGCCAAACTGTGGATTTTCCTCCCCTCCGCGGTCATCGTGCTCGGACTGTGGATCACCGGCATCTACTTGTTCCTCTTGCCGTTCCGCGCTCGCGCCCAGAAGAAGCAGCGGGATGCCTCGGCCTGA